In the genome of Phacochoerus africanus isolate WHEZ1 chromosome 10, ROS_Pafr_v1, whole genome shotgun sequence, one region contains:
- the GPRIN3 gene encoding G protein-regulated inducer of neurite outgrowth 3 — MGTVPDPLRSAKTSLIAASGKEEDPGEAQAASSQPRPALLCKNTNGLSSPPEEADLSPRPAAVALMQASEHETPRPARSSLGTVSEVGKASPTLNSPGNTQLPGSQEPTAPAPCSEAGRDLLMHTAFTMPGDGHTHPAIPGHQPNTSPPSGPEDTLVKSQRTSDGEKPEKSNCPVGGICGNSKDPMPCDFPSRETIQGMVVPAANTAARAPSLASTPIGGPERERQRALCDSQTRQDPPAREDGCSGDKQPSAATSDTQAVTSGTPQPSHLPGQESTLPPDPEKAPLPAPLQGSMFKEASTMTNQAENETEDVPTRARQDAEVQAVASVESRSVSTSPSILTAFLKETPAPERFEPQEQLRVVCHESSSSSISHTMELSDHTLASRGPGIMPEVHIQAAAAVSAALESKSVSPLGGVPKTSSVSVAQDACKEDGRSARMTPAREEPASRQLLGTQSTSLKASPSDQISLGAGHQAETSLGKFEMKPSEFAAETNKGHKTDPDCKFSSSCGPASKADQSESLDLAGKGDTREKRLASPQIVKEEPPGLDILDARAKAEAKTLLLHPKSQESRGAVPASSPTPSPVRKSQEVTVEDNRQTKIAASLSLPSDAMGDSSPGSGKRTPSRSVKASPRRGSRVSEFLKEQKLNVTAAAAQVGLTPGEKKKQLGAESKLQLKQSKRVRDVVWDEQGMTWEVYGASLDPESLGIAIQNHLQRQIREHEKLIKAQNSQSRRSISSDASSNKKLKGRQHSVFQSMLQNFRRPNCCVRPAPSSVLD, encoded by the coding sequence ATGGGGACTGTACCTGATCCCCTGAGATCAGCTAAAACATCTCTGATCGCGGCTTCTGGAAAAGAAGAGGATCCAGGAGAGGCACAAGCTGCCTCATCCCAGCCTCGACCGGCCCTCCTGTGTAAGAACACCAATGGCCTTTCCAGCCCTCCTGAAGAAGCAGACCTGAGCCCCAGGccggctgctgtggctctgatgcaggcCAGTGAGCATGAGACCCCCCGGCCAGCCAGGTCTTCTCTGGGCACTGTCAGTGAGGTGGGGAAAGCCTCTCCCACACTCAACTCCCCTGGCAATACCCAGCTGCCAGGGAGCCAGGAGCCCACAGCACCAGCCCCGTGTTCTGAGGCAGGAAGGGATCTTCTTATGCACACAGCCTTTACAATGCCAGGCGATGGGCACACCCACCCGGCCATCCCAGGGCACCAGCCCAACACCAGCCCCCCATCAGGACCTGAAGATACCCTGGTGAAATCACAGAGAACTTCAGATGGGGAGAAACCTGAGAAGTCGAACTGTCCCGTGGGGGGCATCTGTGGCAACAGCAAAGATCCAATGCCCTGTGATTTCCCTTCTCGAGAAACAATCCAGGGAATGGTGGTGCCCGCTGCAAATACAGCAGCCAGGGCACCCAGTCTTGCCTCCACTCCTATAGGTGGACCTGAAAGGGAAAGGCAGCGAGCCCTTTGTGATTCCCAGACAAGGCAAGACCCTCCAGCGAGAGAAGATGGATGTTCAGGGGACAAACAGCCCTCTGCCGCCACCTCAGACACCCAGGCCGTGACTTCGGGGACACCTCAACCATCTCACCTCCCTGGCCAAGAGTCGACGTTGCCTCCAGACCCAGAGAAGGCGCCGCTGCCAGCACCGCTCCAGGGGTCAATGTTCAAAGAAGCAAGTACCATGACCAACCAAGCCGAAAATGAGACCGAGGACGTTCCCACCAGGGCTCGGCAGGATGCGGAAGTGCAGGCGGTGGCCAGTGTGGAGAGCAGATCCGTGTCCACCAGCCCCAGCATCCTCACTGCATTCTTAAAGGAAACTCCGGCTCCGGAGCGGTTCGAACCACAAGAGCAGCTGCGTGTGGTTTGCCAcgagagcagcagcagcagcataagCCACACCATGGAGCTGTCGGACCACACCCTAGCCTCCCGGGGGCCGGGCATCATGCCAGAGGTGCACATCCaggctgctgcagctgtgtcGGCAGCTTTGGAAAGTAAATCAGTGAGCCCACTGGGTGGGGTCCCTAAAACCTCATCAGTCAGCGTGGCTCAGGATGCATGTAAAGAAGACGGGAGGTCAGCACGCATGACCCCAGCGAGGGAAGAGCCCGCCTCCAGACAGCTTTTGGGTACCCAGTCTACCTCCCTGAAAGCCAGCCCCAGTGACCAGATTTCTCTCGGTGCAGGACATCAGGCTGAAACAAGTCTTGGGAAATTTGAAATGAAGCCATCTGAGTTTGCAGCGGAAACCAACAAGGGCCACAAAACCGACCCAGACTGCAAATTCTCCAGCTCCTGTGGCCCTGCCAGCAAAGCTGACCAGTCTGAAAGCTTGGATCTTGCTGGTAAAGGGGATACAAGAGAGAAGAGGCTTGCATCTCCTCAGATAGTAAAAGAAGAACCTCCTGGCCTCGATATCCTGGACGCAAGGGCAAAGGCAGAAGCCAAAACCCTACTGCTCCATCCCAAGTCTCAAGAAAGCAGAGGGGCAGTGCCAGCCTCCAGTCCTACACCCTCCCCGGTTAGAAAAAGCCAGGAGGTCACCGTGGAAGACAACAGACAGACCAAGATAGCCGCCAGCCTCAGCCTGCCATCTGATGCCATGGGGGACTCCAGCCCAGGTTCTGGCAAGAGGACCCCTTCTCGCTCTGTCAAAGCCAGCCCCCGCCGGGGCAGCCGGGTCAGCGAATTCCTCAAGGAGCAAAAGTTAAACGTGACAGCGGCGGCCGCCCAGGTGGGACTCACTCCAGGAGAGAAGAAGAAGCAGCTTGGTGCCGAGTCCAAGCTGCAGTTGAAACAGTCCAAGCGTGTCCGGGATGTGGTGTGGGACGAGCAGGGCATGACCTGGGAGGTGTACGGCGCTTCCCTGGACCCGGAGTCCCTGGGCATCGCCATCCAGAACCATTTGCAAAGACAGATCAGGGAACACGAGAAATTAATCAAGGCTCAAAACAGCCAGAGCCGGAGATCCATCTCCTCGGATGCGTCTTCAAACAAAAAGCTCAAAGGCAGGCAGCACAGTGTTTTCCAGTCCATGCTGCAGAACTTCCGACGCCCCAACTGCTGTGTTCGCCCTGCTCCTTCTTCTGTGTTAGATTGA